In Rhodoligotrophos defluvii, a genomic segment contains:
- the ligD gene encoding non-homologous end-joining DNA ligase, whose product MAVAEAIEVNSVRLTSPDKVLYPEQGITKRALADYYLAVADHILPHVAKRPISLVRCPTGRQKKCFFQRHAGSGVPEQLREIAVAGHEDAGAYLYITNRQGLIALVQMGVLEIHPWGSRIDRPDRPDRVIFDLDPGEGLGFADVVKAAHEVRAALERHGLTAFIKTTGGKGLHVVIPLQRRHEWPEVKAFARGVAEAMSKAAPERYLPRISKAERKGRIFIDYLRNDPTSTAVAPYSTRSRLNAPVSTPLTWDEVTPDLDPGRFTLATIPTRLKKRGDPWAEIGKRAQRLPSL is encoded by the coding sequence GTGGCCGTAGCGGAAGCGATCGAGGTGAATAGTGTTCGCCTCACCAGCCCCGACAAGGTGCTCTATCCCGAGCAGGGCATCACCAAGCGGGCGCTCGCGGATTATTACCTGGCGGTGGCTGACCATATCCTGCCCCATGTGGCGAAGCGGCCGATCAGCCTGGTGCGCTGTCCGACGGGCCGGCAGAAGAAGTGCTTCTTCCAGCGCCATGCGGGTTCAGGCGTTCCGGAACAGCTGCGCGAGATCGCGGTTGCCGGACACGAGGACGCGGGCGCCTATCTCTACATCACTAACCGGCAGGGGCTGATCGCGCTGGTGCAGATGGGCGTGCTGGAGATCCACCCCTGGGGTTCGCGCATCGACCGGCCGGACCGCCCGGACCGGGTGATCTTCGATCTCGACCCGGGCGAGGGCCTGGGGTTTGCCGATGTGGTGAAGGCTGCGCACGAGGTGCGCGCCGCGCTCGAACGACATGGGCTCACGGCTTTCATCAAGACCACCGGCGGCAAGGGGCTGCACGTGGTGATCCCCTTGCAGCGGCGGCATGAATGGCCGGAGGTGAAGGCGTTTGCGCGCGGTGTGGCGGAGGCCATGTCGAAGGCGGCACCGGAGCGTTATCTGCCGCGCATCTCGAAGGCGGAGCGCAAGGGCCGCATCTTCATCGATTACCTGCGCAACGACCCGACGTCTACGGCGGTCGCGCCTTACTCCACCCGGTCGCGGCTCAATGCACCGGTGTCCACGCCGCTGACCTGGGATGAGGTTACGCCCGATCTCGACCCCGGGCGCTTCACGCTGGCAACCATACCGACGCGGCTCAAGAAGCGCGGCGATCCCTGGGCC